A section of the Candidatus Deferrimicrobium sp. genome encodes:
- the pgsA gene encoding CDP-diacylglycerol--glycerol-3-phosphate 3-phosphatidyltransferase — MTSDSRLNAPNVLTLLRILAIPVVVLILLPPAGREISFARSVAAFSLFVIATITDLFDGYIARRYHMVTTLGKLLDPLADKLLVCAAMTMLIPPGRVPAWMAVIVVGREIGVTALRGVASTEGVIIAASKLGKAKTLLLNIGVAALILHYPILGIPVHGVGMVFLSAGLVLTAWSGLDYFFRFVMEIFKR, encoded by the coding sequence ATGACCAGCGATTCCCGACTGAACGCCCCCAACGTGCTGACGCTGCTGCGGATCCTCGCGATCCCGGTGGTGGTCCTCATCCTTCTCCCGCCCGCGGGCAGGGAGATCTCCTTCGCGCGTTCGGTGGCGGCGTTCTCCCTGTTCGTCATCGCCACGATCACCGACCTCTTCGACGGCTACATCGCCCGGCGCTATCACATGGTCACCACCCTCGGGAAACTGCTCGACCCGCTGGCCGACAAGCTTCTCGTGTGCGCCGCGATGACGATGCTCATCCCGCCGGGCCGGGTCCCGGCGTGGATGGCGGTCATCGTGGTCGGCCGTGAGATCGGCGTCACGGCGCTGCGCGGGGTGGCCTCCACGGAAGGGGTGATCATCGCCGCCTCGAAATTGGGGAAGGCGAAGACCCTGCTGCTGAATATCGGGGTCGCTGCCCTCATCCTCCATTACCCGATCCTCGGGATCCCCGTCCACGGTGTGGGGATGGTGTTCCTGAGCGCCGGGCTGGTCCTCACCGCGTGGTCCGGGCTCGACTACTTCTTCCGCTTCGTGATGGAGATCTTCAAGCGGTAG
- a CDS encoding DUF3800 domain-containing protein: MRRNSQKIYLGTEGNMIRISLEARMDSVINVYCDESCHLEHDSSPAMVLGATWCPSADYYEISKNLRSIKMSHGLSRDFEIKWTKVSPAKLQFYIDLVDYFFDDPRLHFRAVVIPDKSILNHESFKQNHDTWYYKMWFVLLKQILDPKSFYKIYLDIKDTRSQRKIKYLHEVLCNDKYDFDKKIIRLVQQVRSHEVEIMQITDLFIGAIGYVHRRLSGSDAKLALIKRIGERADLNLSRTTLPREDKVNLLIWHPREW; this comes from the coding sequence TTGAGAAGAAACTCGCAGAAGATATATCTTGGGACTGAAGGCAATATGATAAGAATTAGCCTGGAGGCAAGAATGGACTCAGTTATTAATGTTTATTGCGATGAAAGTTGCCACTTGGAGCACGATAGCTCTCCTGCGATGGTGCTTGGTGCAACTTGGTGTCCATCAGCCGATTACTATGAGATATCAAAAAATTTACGTAGCATAAAAATGAGTCACGGCCTTTCTAGGGATTTTGAGATTAAATGGACAAAGGTTTCCCCGGCAAAATTACAGTTCTACATAGATTTAGTAGATTATTTTTTTGATGATCCTCGTTTACATTTCAGAGCTGTTGTTATCCCAGACAAATCTATACTTAATCACGAATCTTTCAAGCAGAACCATGACACTTGGTATTACAAAATGTGGTTTGTGTTATTGAAACAGATACTTGACCCAAAATCATTTTATAAAATTTACTTGGACATAAAAGATACACGTAGTCAAAGAAAAATAAAATATCTGCATGAGGTACTATGCAATGATAAATATGACTTTGATAAGAAAATAATTAGGTTGGTACAGCAAGTACGATCTCATGAAGTCGAGATAATGCAAATTACTGATCTTTTTATAGGTGCTATCGGGTATGTTCATCGGCGTTTATCTGGAAGCGATGCAAAATTAGCATTAATTAAAAGAATAGGTGAGCGAGCCGACCTTAATCTATCACGTACAACTCTACCAAGAGAAGATAAAGTTAACTTATTAATTTGGCATCCTCGGGAATGGTAG
- a CDS encoding branched-chain amino acid ABC transporter permease, whose protein sequence is MEWLNPYHLQVASFVLINAILGVSIYVTLSTGQLSLGNAGFMSIGAYTAALLSTQHQFPIPVGILAGSLLAGGAGILVGIPSLRLSGVYLAIATLGFGEVLRAVLINWESLTGGAVGIAAIPQMGRVLLVWARDRGFSPESLGLQSNQFISLTVFLILLLCTILTVAFFLRLSRSRVGRAYAAIRLDESAAAAAGIPITYYKVLAFSQGALLSGFAGALFAHSTSFVSPGDFTYHRAVEILVFAVFGGSEHIFGPVFGAAFLTVVPEALRAISEYRYILYGILLVLMMVFRPQGVIDPTLLRRFRRSGKRMSA, encoded by the coding sequence ATGGAGTGGCTGAACCCGTACCACCTGCAGGTGGCGTCGTTTGTGCTGATCAACGCCATCCTCGGCGTGAGCATCTACGTCACACTTTCCACCGGGCAACTCTCGCTCGGGAACGCCGGGTTCATGAGCATCGGGGCGTACACCGCCGCCCTTCTCTCCACGCAGCACCAGTTCCCGATTCCCGTGGGTATTCTTGCCGGAAGCCTTCTCGCCGGGGGGGCGGGGATCCTGGTCGGGATTCCGTCCCTGCGGCTTTCCGGTGTCTACCTCGCCATCGCCACGCTCGGGTTCGGTGAGGTCCTCCGGGCCGTCCTCATCAACTGGGAGTCGCTGACCGGCGGCGCGGTGGGGATCGCGGCGATCCCGCAAATGGGGCGAGTGCTCCTCGTCTGGGCGAGGGACAGGGGATTCTCGCCCGAATCGCTCGGGCTGCAAAGCAACCAGTTCATCAGTCTGACAGTGTTCCTGATCCTTCTCCTTTGCACGATCCTGACGGTCGCCTTCTTCCTGCGCCTCTCCCGCTCCCGGGTCGGCCGCGCGTACGCCGCCATCCGGCTGGATGAAAGCGCGGCGGCGGCGGCCGGGATCCCCATCACGTATTACAAGGTGCTGGCCTTCTCCCAGGGAGCGCTGCTCTCCGGGTTCGCCGGGGCGCTGTTCGCACACTCGACGTCGTTCGTGAGCCCGGGGGACTTCACCTACCACCGGGCGGTGGAGATCCTCGTGTTCGCCGTATTCGGCGGAAGCGAGCATATCTTCGGTCCCGTCTTCGGCGCCGCCTTCCTCACCGTCGTCCCCGAAGCGCTTCGCGCCATCAGTGAGTACCGGTACATCCTCTACGGGATCCTGCTCGTGCTGATGATGGTCTTCCGGCCGCAGGGGGTGATCGACCCCACGCTGCTGCGACGGTTCCGCCGGTCCGGGAAGAGGATGTCCGCGTGA
- a CDS encoding MFS transporter — MAALAREGRPERVGWYFYDFANSAFATTVVTVFTGPYLTSVARAAADSAGYVHPFGIPVLAGSYFPYVVSLSVFFQVLLLPLLGAIADYSHRKKQMLFLFAYAGSAATVGLYFLEGTRYQVGGGLFLMANVCFGASVVFYNAWLPEIASPEDRDSVSSVGWALGYLGGGILLLLNLILFSCARDFGLTSGEAVRVSLASAGAWWAVFSLVPLATMRRREAARSLPAGERLLGSGFRQLRRTFAQAKGHPQLLLFLGAYLLYNDGIQTVIALSSQFGQEELGLSVSTLTSVILMVQFVAFFGALLFNAFAKRVGAKAAVSISLVLWTGTLVYAYAGLRDAAGFYAMAACVAVVLGGSQALSRSLFSRMIPTGQEAEYFSLYEVSERGTSWLGPLLFGLALQFTGSYRVAILSLAAFFIAGLALLLRVDVARAEAEAITAPGTTP, encoded by the coding sequence ATGGCCGCGCTAGCCAGGGAAGGCCGGCCCGAGCGGGTCGGCTGGTACTTTTACGATTTCGCGAACTCGGCCTTCGCCACGACGGTGGTCACGGTGTTCACGGGGCCGTATTTGACCTCCGTCGCCCGCGCCGCCGCCGACTCCGCGGGGTACGTCCATCCGTTCGGCATTCCCGTGCTGGCCGGGTCGTACTTTCCGTACGTCGTCTCCCTCTCCGTCTTCTTCCAGGTGCTCCTCCTGCCGTTGCTAGGGGCGATCGCCGACTACTCCCACCGGAAGAAACAGATGCTGTTCCTCTTCGCCTACGCGGGATCCGCGGCGACGGTCGGGCTCTATTTCCTCGAAGGGACGCGATACCAGGTGGGCGGGGGGCTGTTCCTGATGGCCAACGTCTGCTTCGGGGCCTCGGTGGTCTTCTACAACGCCTGGCTGCCCGAAATCGCCTCTCCGGAGGACCGCGATTCCGTGTCTTCCGTGGGGTGGGCGCTCGGGTACCTTGGGGGCGGTATCCTCCTTCTCCTCAACTTGATCCTCTTCTCCTGCGCGCGCGACTTCGGCCTGACGAGCGGTGAGGCGGTCCGCGTCAGCCTCGCGTCGGCGGGGGCGTGGTGGGCCGTATTCTCCCTCGTGCCGCTAGCCACGATGCGCCGCCGGGAGGCCGCGCGGTCGCTTCCGGCGGGGGAAAGGCTCCTCGGCTCGGGGTTCCGCCAACTGCGGCGCACCTTCGCGCAGGCGAAGGGTCACCCGCAGCTCCTGCTGTTCCTTGGCGCCTACCTGCTCTACAACGACGGGATACAGACGGTGATCGCCCTCTCGTCGCAGTTCGGGCAGGAAGAGCTGGGCCTCTCCGTGTCGACGCTGACCTCGGTGATCCTCATGGTCCAGTTCGTCGCTTTTTTCGGAGCCCTGCTCTTCAACGCCTTCGCGAAGCGGGTAGGGGCGAAGGCGGCAGTGTCGATCAGCCTTGTCCTGTGGACTGGAACGCTCGTCTACGCCTATGCCGGGCTTCGCGATGCGGCCGGGTTCTACGCGATGGCGGCGTGCGTGGCCGTCGTCCTCGGCGGGAGCCAGGCACTGTCCCGGTCCCTCTTCTCGCGGATGATCCCTACCGGGCAGGAGGCGGAGTACTTCTCCCTGTACGAGGTGAGCGAGCGGGGAACGAGCTGGCTGGGGCCACTCCTGTTCGGGCTGGCGCTTCAATTCACCGGAAGCTACCGCGTCGCGATCCTCTCGCTGGCGGCCTTCTTCATCGCGGGGCTCGCCCTGCTGCTGCGCGTGGACGTCGCGCGCGCCGAGGCGGAGGCGATCACTGCCCCAGGTACGACGCCTTGA
- a CDS encoding ABC transporter substrate-binding protein, translated as MGAEKAKKPAAPKGEPIRAKIGVISIITGQGAAYGEAITNGIKLARDEVNAKGEVLIDLKIEDSAGKQEQALAAVQKLINSEKVVAIIGPTLSNEMMAAGPEANASGVPIMGTSTTAKGIPQIGKFVFRNSMPESQAIPASVGQAVKKYNIKKVALLYGNDDAFTRSGFDTMMETAKKLKLNVLTVQEFQKGQADYKAQLTKIASLKPDAVFCSALYNEGGVILAQARKMGLKVPFVGGNGFNSPKVIEIAKEAAEGLIVATPWFGEKNDPKVKAFVAKYEKTYGKKPDQFAAQAYDAFYIMTNALKAAGAADRAKLRDALAATRNFQGVLGKFSFDAERDVVMTPNVLIVKGGKFTIFN; from the coding sequence ATGGGGGCGGAGAAGGCCAAAAAGCCGGCGGCGCCGAAAGGCGAGCCGATCAGGGCGAAGATCGGCGTCATCTCCATCATCACCGGCCAGGGGGCGGCGTACGGCGAGGCGATCACGAACGGAATCAAGCTCGCACGGGACGAGGTCAACGCGAAGGGCGAGGTCCTGATCGACCTGAAGATCGAGGACTCCGCCGGGAAGCAGGAGCAGGCGCTGGCGGCGGTGCAGAAGCTCATCAACTCGGAGAAGGTCGTGGCGATCATCGGCCCCACGCTCTCCAACGAGATGATGGCCGCGGGTCCCGAAGCCAACGCGAGCGGCGTGCCGATCATGGGAACGTCGACCACGGCGAAGGGGATCCCCCAGATCGGGAAGTTCGTCTTTCGGAATTCGATGCCCGAGTCCCAGGCGATCCCGGCGTCCGTCGGCCAGGCGGTGAAGAAGTACAACATCAAGAAGGTCGCCCTCCTCTACGGGAACGACGACGCCTTCACAAGGTCCGGCTTCGACACGATGATGGAGACCGCCAAGAAACTCAAGCTGAACGTCCTGACGGTCCAGGAGTTCCAGAAGGGGCAGGCGGACTACAAGGCGCAGCTGACCAAGATCGCCTCGCTTAAGCCCGACGCGGTCTTCTGCTCCGCGCTGTACAACGAGGGGGGAGTCATCCTCGCCCAGGCACGGAAGATGGGGCTGAAGGTACCGTTCGTCGGCGGGAACGGATTCAACTCCCCGAAAGTCATCGAGATCGCCAAGGAGGCGGCGGAGGGGCTGATCGTCGCCACCCCCTGGTTCGGCGAAAAGAACGACCCGAAGGTGAAGGCGTTCGTGGCGAAGTACGAGAAGACGTACGGGAAGAAGCCGGACCAGTTCGCGGCCCAGGCGTACGACGCCTTCTACATCATGACGAACGCGTTGAAGGCAGCGGGAGCCGCGGACCGGGCGAAACTGCGCGACGCGCTGGCGGCGACGAGGAATTTCCAGGGGGTCCTCGGCAAGTTCTCCTTCGACGCGGAGCGTGACGTGGTCATGACGCCCAACGTCCTGATCGTCAAGGGCGGGAAATTCACAATCTTCAACTGA
- a CDS encoding DUF499 domain-containing protein has translation MGVFAGCKPRKEVLKGELKDAIFAADFGDLISGKAPDVYGEAKTFFLNTHPAKQLCKVIEVVFGHLASSKEGGATIRLSTGFGGGKTHTLMGLWHLANNVDNLAMGTDLLPAAGRPKKVKVVSVDASKAGADIFRKHGSVVAKSLWGDIAYQLAGEKGLKSLGATDDPERQPDEDTISKLFPAGPVLFLLDELVIYMSTLSERGQGCFLAFLNQLSSIVSKKPHTALLVTDPADQRAYAKQAAVLADGLATVAVKLDDMFGRKMTDYDPIGEESAKVIARRLFESIDPAAAQAASATYHGLYQRVSTEHPGAVPHSTIAPEYAKRIVECYPFHPRLLDTAQNRLASIQAFNKSRGTLRLFARILRTVWEAKHDVELITAGEIDWSNPMIQADLLQRLNHDNFKAAISADVEGHARDLDGGAPRGIHRRVASALLLESIHMQAHSGFEPPDLTLAILRPEEAGNEPAEALERLVGVCWHTYPMAGGRGWQFRYEPNILKQIEERMGQVPIEDAKSRVLSEAQGYFTGPGFKVVNWPSSPKQVPEAADLQLVLCENEKIAKAICSNADEGTPRRFTNAIVAVTVTPAAFNNAIDRAQRLIATEALERDYQAGDQNRMAREQIKRHKPEFSKLYRVQTYRAFDRVVLAGGTAYSIDEKFQVPDEQMLAKPQGQKCLRAFLDEKDLVYQSSDSLDVDRFMKDILPGATHLDPDVYTTKATHERFLGAPGLRLIPDKGIVRNTLLTALSKGKVVVRFPDGLAYDAQGCVEGPEGRRRRIAGTPMDLPLDDTVLVSPANSGKAAEWVKEDAKVVTPPGGGTGGGGGFFEPPKPVLTRIDVTMWEKVGDFAAVGRPLLELHLIAKNPADAAVLSSLAQPLGADSLTLSVTVSGRAKDGGVLNFSAGEVKITSPVKPLAVAQTLFNSIDESGSSYEAVLKLKFGTAGRTGLGEQIKNLLENRPPGVTPRATFDKPVGGAA, from the coding sequence ATGGGGGTCTTTGCAGGTTGTAAGCCCAGAAAGGAAGTCCTCAAAGGTGAACTGAAGGACGCTATCTTTGCGGCGGATTTCGGCGACCTCATTTCCGGGAAGGCCCCCGACGTCTACGGGGAGGCCAAGACCTTTTTCCTGAACACCCATCCCGCAAAGCAGCTCTGCAAGGTCATCGAGGTGGTCTTTGGACACCTCGCCAGCAGCAAAGAAGGCGGGGCCACCATCCGCTTGAGCACCGGATTCGGTGGCGGGAAGACCCACACCTTGATGGGTCTGTGGCACCTCGCCAACAACGTCGACAATCTTGCGATGGGGACTGACCTGCTTCCCGCAGCGGGACGGCCGAAGAAGGTCAAGGTGGTCTCCGTGGACGCCAGCAAGGCCGGTGCTGACATATTCCGGAAACATGGCAGCGTGGTTGCCAAGAGCCTGTGGGGAGATATCGCCTACCAGCTTGCGGGAGAGAAGGGGCTGAAGTCCCTCGGTGCGACGGACGACCCGGAGCGCCAGCCCGATGAGGACACCATCTCGAAACTGTTCCCTGCCGGACCCGTACTCTTCCTGCTCGACGAGCTGGTCATTTATATGTCCACCTTGTCGGAACGCGGGCAGGGGTGCTTCCTGGCGTTCCTCAATCAGTTGTCGTCCATCGTCAGCAAAAAACCGCACACGGCGCTCCTCGTCACGGACCCGGCCGATCAGCGGGCCTATGCCAAACAGGCCGCCGTCCTTGCGGACGGCCTCGCGACCGTGGCCGTAAAACTGGACGACATGTTCGGCCGGAAGATGACCGACTACGACCCCATCGGCGAAGAATCGGCCAAGGTCATCGCCCGGCGCCTCTTCGAGTCGATCGACCCGGCGGCAGCACAGGCGGCTTCGGCAACCTACCATGGCCTCTACCAGCGCGTTTCCACGGAGCACCCCGGAGCGGTCCCCCACAGCACCATCGCACCCGAATACGCGAAGAGGATCGTGGAGTGCTACCCTTTCCACCCCCGTCTTCTCGATACGGCCCAGAACCGGTTGGCGAGCATCCAGGCGTTCAACAAGAGCCGCGGTACCCTGCGCCTCTTTGCCCGGATTCTCCGCACGGTTTGGGAAGCCAAGCATGATGTCGAACTGATCACCGCCGGCGAGATCGATTGGTCGAACCCGATGATCCAAGCCGATCTCCTCCAGCGCCTCAATCACGACAATTTCAAGGCGGCGATCTCGGCGGACGTCGAGGGACACGCCAGGGACTTGGACGGCGGGGCGCCCCGGGGCATCCACCGCAGGGTTGCTTCCGCGCTGCTCCTCGAAAGCATCCACATGCAAGCACATAGTGGATTCGAGCCCCCGGACCTCACGCTGGCGATCCTTCGGCCCGAGGAGGCCGGCAATGAGCCGGCCGAGGCGTTGGAGCGACTGGTCGGGGTTTGCTGGCACACGTACCCCATGGCGGGTGGCAGGGGATGGCAGTTCCGATACGAGCCCAACATCCTCAAGCAGATCGAGGAGCGGATGGGGCAGGTGCCCATCGAGGACGCCAAGAGCCGGGTTCTCTCCGAGGCACAAGGGTACTTCACAGGCCCCGGGTTCAAGGTAGTCAACTGGCCGTCGTCCCCGAAACAGGTTCCGGAAGCGGCCGATCTCCAGCTCGTCCTGTGCGAGAATGAAAAAATCGCGAAGGCCATCTGCAGCAACGCCGACGAGGGCACCCCGCGGAGGTTCACCAACGCCATCGTGGCTGTGACGGTCACTCCAGCCGCCTTCAACAACGCCATCGACAGGGCGCAGCGGCTGATCGCCACCGAAGCCCTTGAACGCGACTACCAGGCAGGCGACCAGAACCGGATGGCGCGGGAGCAGATCAAGCGGCACAAGCCGGAATTCTCGAAGTTATATCGTGTCCAGACCTACCGCGCCTTCGACCGGGTCGTCCTCGCGGGGGGGACGGCATACTCCATCGACGAAAAGTTCCAGGTGCCGGACGAGCAAATGCTGGCGAAACCCCAGGGGCAGAAATGCCTTCGGGCCTTCCTGGACGAAAAGGACTTGGTCTACCAGTCTAGTGATTCTCTCGACGTCGACCGATTCATGAAGGACATACTACCCGGGGCGACGCACCTCGATCCGGATGTCTACACCACGAAGGCCACTCACGAGCGTTTCCTGGGGGCACCGGGGTTACGTCTTATCCCAGACAAGGGAATCGTTCGGAACACCCTCCTTACGGCACTCAGCAAGGGGAAGGTCGTGGTCCGCTTCCCTGACGGGCTCGCGTATGACGCGCAGGGGTGCGTGGAGGGGCCGGAAGGAAGACGCCGGCGCATCGCTGGGACACCGATGGATCTGCCGTTGGACGACACGGTCCTGGTTTCGCCGGCAAACTCCGGCAAAGCGGCCGAGTGGGTCAAGGAAGATGCCAAGGTTGTGACTCCGCCCGGTGGCGGGACCGGCGGGGGCGGAGGCTTTTTTGAACCCCCCAAACCGGTTCTGACCCGGATCGATGTCACGATGTGGGAGAAGGTAGGTGATTTCGCCGCCGTTGGGAGGCCGCTCCTCGAACTTCACCTGATCGCCAAGAATCCGGCCGATGCCGCGGTCCTCTCCAGCCTGGCACAGCCCCTTGGCGCCGATTCCCTGACCTTGTCCGTCACGGTCTCCGGGCGCGCAAAGGACGGAGGGGTGCTCAATTTCAGCGCCGGCGAGGTGAAGATCACTAGCCCGGTGAAACCGCTTGCCGTAGCCCAGACCCTCTTCAACTCCATTGACGAGAGCGGCTCTTCCTACGAGGCAGTCCTGAAACTGAAGTTCGGGACCGCTGGACGGACAGGGTTGGGAGAGCAGATCAAGAACCTGTTGGAAAACAGGCCGCCGGGGGTGACACCCAGGGCAACGTTCGACAAGCCCGTGGGGGGTGCCGCATGA
- a CDS encoding ABC transporter ATP-binding protein yields MLEVRGIETYYGNIPALREISIDVPGGSVVAIIGANGAGKTTLMKTIAGVLQPRSGTVSFLGKEITGLPSHKIVRRGVALVPEGRAILSRMTVRENLEMGAFTRRDAKGAAQDMDRVMERFPVLKERAGQLGGSLSGGEQQMLAIARALMSAPKLLLLDEPTLGLAPLVVADIFAIIHEINATGTTILLVEQNVKQALKVSSRAYVLETGKIVLSGPSKELLQEPRIKASYLGQ; encoded by the coding sequence ATGCTTGAGGTCCGGGGCATCGAGACGTATTACGGCAACATCCCCGCCCTGAGGGAGATCTCCATCGACGTCCCGGGGGGAAGCGTCGTCGCCATCATCGGGGCGAACGGGGCGGGGAAGACCACGCTGATGAAGACGATCGCGGGAGTCCTTCAGCCGCGCTCCGGCACGGTCTCCTTCCTCGGCAAGGAGATCACCGGCCTCCCCTCCCACAAAATCGTACGTCGCGGGGTCGCGCTGGTCCCGGAGGGGCGGGCGATTCTCTCCCGGATGACGGTCCGCGAGAACCTCGAGATGGGGGCGTTCACGCGACGCGACGCGAAGGGGGCAGCGCAGGACATGGATCGCGTGATGGAGCGGTTCCCCGTTCTCAAGGAGCGGGCGGGGCAGCTCGGCGGGTCGCTCTCGGGCGGCGAGCAGCAGATGCTGGCGATCGCCCGCGCGCTGATGTCCGCCCCGAAACTTCTCCTGCTGGACGAGCCCACCCTCGGCCTCGCGCCCCTCGTAGTGGCCGACATCTTCGCCATCATCCACGAGATCAACGCAACCGGGACCACGATCCTGCTCGTCGAGCAGAACGTGAAGCAGGCGTTGAAGGTCTCCTCCCGGGCCTATGTCCTCGAGACGGGGAAGATCGTCCTCTCCGGGCCCTCCAAAGAGCTGCTCCAGGAGCCGAGGATCAAGGCGTCGTACCTGGGGCAGTGA
- a CDS encoding branched-chain amino acid ABC transporter permease gives MFLEQLINGITLGSIYAIVALGYTLVFGVLDIINMAHGEIFMFGAFVSLLIVSKAGAPLPVAFLGAIVVTAAMGLLLERLALRPLRGRPGASHLASLISTIGVSILLENVAHKIFGSGNHLFETPFAEISFTIGPVTVYLVQVVILVISLFLMMGLALWLSRTRAGKALRATAENLETAGLLGVDTNRMITATVVIASAMGGVAGVLVGMAFNYINNQIGISMGLKGLAIIIFGGMGSVYGAMAGGLILGLSETFVVAYGSSGYRDAIAFVAIIVILLIRPQGLFGQATAEAKR, from the coding sequence GTGTTCCTCGAGCAACTGATCAACGGCATCACCCTGGGCAGCATCTACGCCATCGTGGCGCTGGGATACACGCTGGTCTTCGGCGTGCTCGACATCATCAACATGGCCCACGGGGAGATCTTCATGTTCGGGGCGTTCGTCAGTCTGCTCATCGTGAGCAAGGCGGGCGCCCCGCTTCCCGTGGCGTTTCTGGGGGCCATTGTCGTCACCGCGGCGATGGGGCTGCTGCTGGAGCGGCTCGCCCTGCGTCCGTTGCGGGGCCGGCCCGGGGCCTCGCATCTGGCCTCCCTGATCAGCACGATCGGCGTCTCCATCCTTCTGGAGAATGTGGCCCACAAGATCTTCGGGTCCGGGAACCACCTGTTCGAGACCCCCTTCGCGGAGATCAGTTTCACGATCGGTCCGGTGACGGTCTACCTGGTCCAGGTGGTGATCCTGGTCATCTCCCTGTTCCTCATGATGGGGCTCGCGCTCTGGCTGTCGCGCACGCGCGCGGGGAAGGCGCTGCGCGCCACCGCGGAGAATCTGGAGACGGCGGGTCTGCTCGGGGTCGACACGAACCGGATGATCACCGCCACGGTCGTCATCGCCTCGGCGATGGGCGGGGTCGCCGGAGTGCTGGTGGGGATGGCGTTCAACTACATCAACAACCAGATCGGGATCTCCATGGGGCTCAAGGGGCTGGCGATCATCATCTTCGGCGGCATGGGGAGCGTCTACGGCGCGATGGCGGGGGGATTGATCCTCGGGCTCTCCGAAACGTTCGTGGTCGCCTACGGCTCCTCCGGGTACCGGGACGCGATCGCCTTCGTCGCGATCATCGTCATCCTCCTCATTAGGCCGCAGGGGCTGTTCGGGCAGGCGACCGCCGAGGCGAAGCGTTAA
- a CDS encoding DUF7680 family protein, whose product MNIRTASFALRVVRRREGDAGILYRRTLDANQNERLTRIAPISPLAFSAGTKLLREAVRATAGPGTKLTTGPFHALDPDWGARVACYALTASGLRNSERLHKAADHLYHSDGPEAAWWFGLMVNGKKKRVIRALRILVEAVK is encoded by the coding sequence ATGAACATCCGGACGGCATCCTTTGCGCTTCGTGTGGTGCGGCGCCGGGAAGGGGATGCAGGGATACTGTACCGCCGGACCCTCGACGCCAACCAGAACGAACGCCTGACCAGGATCGCACCGATATCCCCCCTCGCCTTCTCCGCCGGCACGAAGCTTCTGCGGGAGGCCGTCCGGGCGACCGCGGGCCCGGGCACGAAACTGACCACCGGTCCTTTCCACGCGCTCGACCCGGATTGGGGGGCGAGGGTTGCGTGTTACGCCCTCACAGCCTCGGGCCTGCGGAACTCCGAGCGGCTCCACAAGGCAGCGGATCACCTTTACCATTCTGACGGTCCCGAGGCAGCCTGGTGGTTTGGGCTGATGGTCAACGGAAAGAAGAAGCGGGTGATCCGGGCGCTGCGAATTCTTGTCGAGGCCGTAAAGTGA
- a CDS encoding ABC transporter ATP-binding protein produces the protein MSSLLSLRKIGKSFGGLSALSGISFDVQPGEIVGIIGPNGAGKTTLFNVVTAIFPPTEGEVVFDGERISGLPPHTITKRGITRTFQNIRLFSTMTVEENVMVGRHCRTGAGVWRGVLRTPGERREERGIRGKTRELLDLVGLSGIDRDRTAGSLPYGYQRRLEIARALAAEPRLLLLDEPVAGMNDAETQEVFRLVKRVQSLGVTILLIEHDMSLVMKACDRLVVFNFGRRIAEGTPAEIRDDPQVIEAYLGAAEGNPDA, from the coding sequence GTGAGCAGCCTCCTGTCCCTCCGGAAGATCGGAAAATCGTTCGGCGGGCTTTCGGCCCTCTCCGGCATCTCTTTCGACGTGCAGCCGGGGGAGATCGTCGGCATCATCGGCCCGAACGGCGCCGGGAAAACGACGCTCTTCAACGTGGTCACCGCCATCTTCCCTCCGACCGAGGGGGAGGTCGTGTTCGACGGGGAGCGGATCAGCGGGCTCCCCCCGCACACGATCACGAAGCGCGGCATCACACGGACGTTCCAGAACATCCGCCTCTTCTCCACCATGACCGTCGAGGAAAACGTCATGGTCGGGAGACATTGCCGCACCGGCGCCGGAGTCTGGCGCGGTGTGCTGCGCACCCCGGGGGAGCGGCGGGAGGAACGGGGAATCCGCGGGAAAACCCGGGAGCTGCTCGACCTCGTGGGGCTTTCCGGGATCGACCGGGACAGGACCGCGGGGAGCCTCCCCTACGGCTACCAGCGGCGGCTCGAGATCGCGCGGGCGCTGGCGGCGGAGCCGCGGCTCCTCCTGCTCGACGAGCCGGTGGCGGGGATGAACGACGCGGAGACGCAGGAAGTGTTCCGGCTCGTCAAACGGGTGCAGTCGCTGGGGGTGACGATCCTGCTGATCGAGCACGACATGTCGCTGGTGATGAAGGCTTGCGACCGGCTGGTGGTGTTCAACTTCGGCCGGAGGATCGCGGAAGGGACGCCGGCGGAGATCCGGGACGACCCGCAGGTGATCGAGGCGTACCTCGGCGCCGCGGAAGGGAACCCCGATGCTTGA